From the Gordonia bronchialis DSM 43247 genome, one window contains:
- a CDS encoding amino acid adenylation domain-containing protein, which produces MASVERAATDQEEAMQSPEIRPEEPAVDAAAPSERAPGGLQRLDLTAAQRGMWFAEHLSSDYSVNLAQYLDIRYPAGSLDHELFALCNEEAGKAAESPYLRIVENDGIPGQVVDTEYGQHVDIVDFRAEGDPVAAAMAWMRDDYTRPVDLLGDQLVVSVLLRVADDRTFWYTRGHHIIVDGFSALTLIRMTVDRYNAHRRGVAVVEKPAATMAEIVADEKKYRTSTRFANDRAHWLERASDLPARVTLSQRSGQADLSAHNVVASRPLPAELQATAERTATELGSSLAVLLTATFGAFLARMSGTDDVVLSLPVTGRATARIKRGGGMLSNVLPVRLRETTKKTVRELIESTQVELTGALRHQRYRSDDIRRDAGLDGGSYSFGPTVNIVIFDEAIAIDGATVDYRILTSGILEDLLINYYQASPGAPLVVDIHGNPHLYSDSEIASHHQRFFEFFEQAIHNLDSQVDSLALLAAGEVESLRLFEQGPSRSWKGTQAVADHLLAGFCDQVARAPDAIAITDGDTALTYGAFAHRCRELATAVIAAGVRPGDKVAVCLSRSVDQVAAVYATVMAGAAYVPLDPDQPASRRKLVLDVAQPSLVIDASFVESAQRADDHGPQQTPLELSGGGRGAAYVIFTSGSTGVPKGVQVSHAAVLNRLAWMDENYGVGAHDSVLYKTPITFDVSVWELFWPLQRGARLVIAAPGGHRDPQYVRSLMIDMDITVVHFVPSMLDVFLEAAPDGEPVVPATVRRIFTSGEALAGPLAAHVVSESTTDLVNLYGPTEAAVDVTEYRVQAGDTDVPIGRPVANTDVYVLDAGLRRVPIGVTGELYLSGIQLADGYVGNTALTAERFIADPFVAGGRMYRTGDLVRWNARGELIYIGRSDFQLKIRGQRVELGEIEATLLADNDVAAVAVVVRNDGHGARIVAYVRPNQGTSADDQLAERLLGVARARLPEYMVPNAIVGLTEFPTNSSGKLDRGALPAPTYGSTAATEYVAPRSAIELRLAEMIEELLQVDRVGLQDNIFALGADSLSAARLASRMSKEFDRRIPLGEVFDRRNVEDLAHVVDQADGRPDHEALHPIARPDHVPTAYAQTRLWFVNRMDPRSPAYNMPGAVRLGPDVDTTAMAEAVHDLLMRHESLRTRFPSVDGEPVQEILDSDGLGGAGLLRVTDVDHETVVASVAEEASTGFDLVNETGIRTALLRVMRAGVCVETVLVVVLHHIVGDGASLRPLIADLLFAYSARRNGLAPDWEPLAVQYADYALWQRRLLGEPDDDESLLSREIAYWKRQLGDAPELLTLPTDHPRPRVPSGHGGYVDAVLDGTVVSRVRDLASRHGVTTFTVFQVALSTVLARLGGTDDVSIGTAVAGRGEPELSDLVGMFVNTVVLRQRISPADSVIDLLHTAHRIRAEALAHAQVPFEQVVEGVAPHRSLSHSPLFQVSLSLQRDHTSGLDGTLGAQIVDARVPAAKYDLSLSATESADGRRIELEFSYATDIFTQSTVERFASYLRAVLCGMTERPTSAIGSIDLLGDAEIADLTTGDSAVEPDTLRHLLAAGESMAAQTAPALAASDGSVSYGLFSSQTNQIARELISRGIGPGDVVVVSAPRTRQSVLATVAVAKTGAAFVIVDPRLPVDRRSAMLTDSGARVGLTVSAVVDRAQPVTGEIDWVTLDDGTTELRLAGHSGAPIAEDELTRHQYVDDVAYLIYTSGSTGLPKAAAVTHRGLAGMMTNQRELLQLSRSSRVLHVASPSFDASVFEMTMALGSGALLVIADVNTYAGTELERLIADHGVTHAVMTPSVLATLDPGAVPSLTTVLSAGEACPPDLARRWVGTDRHRRFLNLYGPTEVTIWATTDGPLPADGEVTIGYTNTGVGALVLDNALRPAPAGVIGELYLTGEQLGLGYLHRPDLTSTRFVPHPFATGARMYRTGDRVMRLPDGRMVFHGRSDFQLKVRGLRIEPGEVDAALTAHAKVSNALSIGVDGPAGETVLVSYVTAVPGSTLLPEQLIEHAAGLLPPYMVPHTISVIDEFELTTVGKIDRSKLPAVDFSASKEFIAPRTQLESVVAEVFAQVLGVERVSVLDGFFELGGNSLSATKVAARLSAALDRQIPVKEIFEASTVTKLAEYIATSLSGHSSPPLMARKRAEIVPVSAVQRGMWLLNRADPASPAYNVSLALRLTGELDLDALSAAVRDLVHRHETLRTSYPMINGEPIQVIIPAEVVAAELDITPRPVTGDIDDAIAAVTGRGFDVTTSAPVRLAVLQVSEREHVIVFVIHHISADGASMAPLARDLMVAYTARRDGVAPAWSPLQVQYADFTLWQSDRLNATDSDGVTEAQRQLDYWTQRLAGAPETIDLPTDRPRPKAQTFRGGRVDFEVPAELVRSLESVARIHNTTLFMVTHAAYAVLLARLSGRTDLVIGTPYAGRGERALDSIVGMFVNSLALRTEVKPGERFSDLLAHVRRDDLSDMAHADVAFESVVAQTVAKPTSAHNPLFQVMFWFQNIDFPTLDLGDLTVAPVPEEETPAKVDLQMTLYPNDPTAGYGADSGTMRGELIYARDLFDASSVETIAARYLRVLEAIAADADCIVGDIVILTADEQLGSTETEASTRSLSELVALAAAAAPDARAIGPGSTFGQFAAVTAAMAATLPDSDAALTMALMSTVPGLAAAGPEALDEALSTLRNNASDVLGTAVDPVEGNNRT; this is translated from the coding sequence ATGGCATCAGTTGAGCGTGCTGCCACCGACCAGGAAGAAGCGATGCAATCACCCGAGATTCGCCCAGAGGAGCCGGCCGTCGACGCGGCAGCGCCCTCCGAGCGCGCACCGGGCGGGCTGCAACGGCTCGATCTGACCGCGGCACAGCGCGGGATGTGGTTCGCCGAGCACCTGTCATCCGACTATTCCGTGAACCTTGCCCAGTACCTTGACATTCGTTACCCAGCGGGATCGCTGGATCACGAACTCTTCGCTCTGTGCAACGAGGAGGCGGGCAAGGCTGCTGAGTCGCCATACCTGCGGATCGTCGAGAACGACGGGATCCCTGGCCAGGTGGTCGACACGGAGTACGGCCAGCACGTCGACATCGTTGATTTCCGTGCCGAAGGTGATCCGGTCGCTGCCGCGATGGCGTGGATGCGGGACGACTACACGCGCCCGGTTGATCTCCTCGGCGATCAGCTGGTTGTCAGTGTCCTGCTTCGTGTGGCCGACGACCGCACGTTCTGGTATACGCGGGGGCATCACATCATCGTCGACGGGTTCTCGGCACTGACACTCATCAGGATGACCGTCGACCGCTATAACGCGCACCGCCGTGGCGTCGCGGTGGTGGAGAAGCCAGCCGCCACGATGGCCGAGATCGTCGCGGATGAGAAGAAGTACCGGACCAGTACGCGCTTCGCGAACGACCGGGCTCACTGGCTGGAGCGTGCGTCGGATCTGCCCGCCCGAGTGACGCTCTCGCAGCGATCGGGCCAGGCAGACCTCTCTGCTCACAACGTGGTGGCGAGTCGCCCACTGCCGGCGGAACTGCAGGCCACGGCAGAACGGACCGCCACGGAACTCGGTAGCTCACTCGCGGTGCTACTGACCGCCACATTCGGAGCCTTCCTTGCCCGCATGTCCGGCACCGACGATGTCGTGCTCAGCCTGCCGGTCACAGGTCGCGCCACAGCGCGTATCAAGCGCGGTGGCGGGATGCTCTCCAATGTCCTCCCGGTTCGATTACGTGAGACGACGAAAAAAACGGTTCGTGAACTGATCGAGTCGACGCAGGTGGAGCTGACCGGAGCACTGCGTCACCAGCGTTATCGATCCGATGACATCCGACGAGACGCGGGACTCGACGGCGGGTCATACTCATTCGGTCCGACGGTGAACATCGTCATTTTCGACGAGGCCATTGCGATTGACGGCGCGACTGTCGACTACCGTATTCTGACCTCCGGCATCCTCGAAGACCTGCTGATCAACTACTATCAGGCCAGCCCAGGTGCGCCCCTCGTCGTCGACATCCACGGAAATCCACACCTCTACAGTGATTCCGAGATCGCCTCACACCATCAGCGATTCTTCGAATTCTTCGAGCAGGCCATTCACAATCTTGACTCGCAGGTAGACAGTCTCGCCCTTCTCGCCGCGGGGGAGGTGGAGAGCCTTCGCCTCTTCGAGCAGGGGCCGTCGCGTAGCTGGAAAGGTACTCAGGCGGTCGCTGATCACCTATTGGCGGGATTCTGTGATCAAGTTGCGCGTGCTCCCGACGCCATCGCGATCACGGACGGCGACACTGCCCTCACCTACGGTGCGTTCGCTCATCGTTGCAGGGAGCTGGCGACCGCGGTCATCGCTGCGGGCGTCCGGCCTGGCGACAAGGTAGCGGTGTGCCTGTCCCGCAGTGTTGATCAGGTCGCCGCCGTGTACGCCACAGTGATGGCCGGCGCAGCGTATGTGCCGCTGGATCCTGACCAGCCTGCCTCACGTCGGAAATTGGTACTCGACGTCGCTCAGCCATCGCTGGTGATCGATGCGAGCTTCGTGGAGAGTGCGCAACGCGCGGATGACCATGGACCGCAGCAGACACCCCTCGAGCTGTCGGGGGGTGGTCGCGGCGCCGCATACGTGATCTTCACCTCGGGATCTACCGGTGTGCCCAAGGGCGTGCAGGTGTCCCACGCCGCCGTCCTGAATCGTCTGGCGTGGATGGACGAGAACTACGGAGTCGGCGCACATGATTCCGTGCTCTACAAAACGCCCATCACTTTCGATGTCTCGGTGTGGGAACTGTTCTGGCCCCTCCAGCGCGGCGCGCGTTTGGTGATCGCCGCGCCCGGCGGCCATCGGGACCCGCAGTACGTTCGCAGCCTCATGATCGACATGGACATCACTGTTGTACATTTCGTCCCGTCGATGCTCGACGTCTTCCTCGAGGCTGCCCCGGATGGCGAGCCGGTGGTCCCGGCGACTGTGCGCCGCATCTTCACTTCCGGTGAGGCCCTTGCCGGCCCGCTGGCCGCACACGTGGTGTCGGAATCAACAACCGACTTGGTCAATCTGTACGGTCCGACAGAAGCCGCCGTTGACGTCACGGAGTACCGCGTCCAGGCGGGGGACACCGACGTGCCGATTGGCCGGCCGGTAGCCAATACTGACGTCTACGTCCTCGACGCCGGCCTGAGGCGTGTGCCGATCGGGGTGACGGGTGAGTTATACCTTTCGGGGATTCAGCTCGCCGACGGGTACGTGGGCAATACCGCCCTCACCGCTGAACGATTCATTGCCGATCCCTTTGTCGCCGGTGGCCGTATGTACCGGACCGGCGACCTCGTGCGGTGGAACGCGCGCGGCGAACTGATCTACATCGGTCGCTCGGACTTTCAGCTCAAGATCCGTGGCCAGCGTGTCGAATTGGGCGAGATCGAGGCAACACTACTTGCGGACAACGATGTTGCAGCGGTGGCCGTCGTGGTGCGCAACGACGGTCATGGCGCCCGGATTGTCGCCTACGTCCGTCCGAATCAGGGAACGTCGGCAGATGATCAATTGGCCGAGCGCCTCCTCGGCGTCGCCCGCGCTCGTCTTCCCGAATACATGGTGCCCAACGCGATCGTCGGGCTGACGGAGTTCCCGACCAACTCGTCGGGGAAGCTGGACCGTGGAGCCTTGCCCGCCCCGACCTACGGGTCGACCGCGGCAACCGAGTACGTTGCACCGCGCTCTGCGATTGAGCTGCGTCTCGCTGAGATGATTGAAGAACTTCTGCAGGTCGACCGGGTTGGCCTGCAGGACAATATTTTTGCGCTAGGGGCGGACTCGCTTTCGGCGGCGCGTCTGGCTTCGCGGATGAGCAAGGAGTTTGACCGGCGGATTCCTCTCGGCGAAGTCTTCGACCGTCGAAATGTCGAGGATCTCGCTCACGTTGTCGATCAGGCCGATGGTCGTCCGGATCATGAAGCGCTGCATCCGATCGCGCGGCCCGACCATGTCCCGACCGCCTACGCGCAGACCAGGCTCTGGTTTGTGAACCGGATGGATCCGCGCTCGCCCGCATACAACATGCCTGGTGCCGTGCGGTTGGGCCCGGATGTCGATACCACAGCGATGGCCGAGGCCGTGCACGATCTGCTGATGCGCCACGAGTCCCTACGCACCCGCTTCCCATCTGTCGACGGTGAGCCGGTCCAGGAAATCCTCGACTCCGACGGATTGGGCGGCGCGGGACTCCTGCGGGTGACCGACGTGGATCACGAGACAGTGGTGGCCTCCGTGGCCGAGGAGGCATCCACCGGTTTCGACCTCGTCAACGAGACCGGAATCCGCACAGCACTGTTGCGGGTGATGCGAGCCGGAGTATGCGTCGAGACCGTGCTGGTGGTCGTGCTGCACCACATCGTCGGAGACGGCGCGTCCCTGCGTCCCCTGATCGCCGATCTGTTGTTCGCTTATTCGGCTCGGCGCAACGGCCTGGCGCCGGACTGGGAACCACTCGCGGTGCAGTACGCGGACTACGCGCTATGGCAACGCCGCCTGCTCGGTGAGCCGGACGATGACGAATCCCTGTTGAGCCGTGAGATCGCTTATTGGAAGCGGCAACTCGGGGACGCGCCCGAACTGCTCACACTGCCGACCGATCATCCCCGCCCCCGGGTACCCAGTGGACACGGTGGTTACGTCGACGCCGTGCTCGACGGTACTGTGGTCTCCCGGGTGCGGGATCTCGCCAGTCGTCACGGGGTCACCACGTTCACGGTGTTCCAGGTGGCCCTGTCCACCGTGCTCGCTCGCCTCGGCGGCACCGACGACGTATCCATCGGTACGGCGGTCGCCGGTCGGGGCGAGCCGGAGCTGTCCGATCTCGTCGGAATGTTCGTCAACACAGTGGTTCTGCGGCAGCGCATCTCGCCGGCGGATTCGGTGATCGACCTGTTGCACACCGCCCATCGGATACGGGCCGAGGCCCTGGCGCATGCGCAGGTCCCCTTCGAGCAGGTAGTCGAGGGGGTTGCCCCGCATCGCTCGCTCTCACACAGCCCACTCTTCCAGGTGTCCTTGAGTCTGCAGCGAGACCACACGTCCGGGCTCGACGGCACGCTCGGTGCCCAGATCGTGGACGCTCGGGTGCCCGCGGCCAAATACGACCTGTCTCTGTCGGCGACCGAATCCGCGGACGGCCGGCGGATCGAGCTCGAATTCTCGTACGCCACCGACATTTTCACCCAGTCCACGGTCGAGCGGTTCGCCTCCTATCTGCGGGCCGTGTTGTGCGGGATGACCGAGAGACCGACGTCGGCCATCGGGTCGATCGATCTGCTCGGGGACGCGGAGATCGCCGACCTCACCACCGGCGACAGCGCCGTCGAGCCGGACACGCTGCGTCACCTGCTGGCGGCAGGGGAGAGCATGGCCGCGCAGACGGCGCCTGCGCTGGCCGCGAGTGACGGATCGGTCTCTTATGGCCTGTTCTCATCTCAGACCAATCAGATTGCCCGCGAGCTGATCTCGCGCGGTATCGGGCCTGGCGACGTGGTGGTCGTGAGCGCACCGCGAACTCGCCAGTCGGTGCTCGCGACCGTGGCGGTGGCCAAGACCGGCGCGGCGTTCGTCATCGTCGATCCCAGACTCCCCGTCGATCGCCGCAGTGCCATGCTGACCGACAGCGGTGCCCGGGTGGGATTGACCGTGAGCGCGGTCGTCGACCGCGCCCAGCCGGTGACGGGTGAGATCGACTGGGTCACGCTGGACGACGGGACCACCGAGTTGCGGCTCGCCGGGCACAGCGGCGCACCGATCGCCGAGGACGAACTGACGCGACACCAGTACGTCGACGACGTCGCCTACCTGATCTACACATCCGGTTCGACCGGCCTGCCCAAGGCCGCCGCGGTGACCCACCGTGGACTAGCTGGGATGATGACCAACCAGCGTGAACTGCTGCAGCTGAGCAGATCATCGCGGGTGTTGCATGTCGCATCGCCCAGCTTCGACGCGTCGGTGTTCGAGATGACCATGGCGCTCGGGTCCGGGGCGCTGCTGGTGATCGCCGACGTGAACACCTACGCCGGGACCGAACTCGAGCGACTGATCGCCGATCACGGTGTCACACATGCCGTTATGACCCCGTCGGTCCTCGCCACCCTCGACCCCGGTGCCGTGCCCTCGTTGACGACGGTGCTCTCCGCCGGTGAGGCATGTCCCCCGGATCTGGCGCGGCGCTGGGTCGGTACCGACAGGCATCGACGCTTCCTCAATCTCTACGGTCCCACCGAGGTCACCATCTGGGCAACCACAGACGGACCGTTGCCGGCCGACGGTGAGGTCACCATCGGCTACACGAACACCGGGGTGGGCGCCCTGGTCCTCGACAACGCGTTGCGGCCGGCCCCGGCCGGCGTCATCGGCGAGCTCTACCTCACCGGTGAGCAACTCGGCCTGGGCTACCTTCACCGGCCGGATCTGACGTCGACGCGATTCGTGCCGCATCCGTTCGCAACCGGTGCGCGGATGTACCGGACCGGAGACCGGGTGATGCGGCTACCCGACGGGCGCATGGTTTTCCACGGTCGCAGCGACTTCCAGCTCAAGGTGCGCGGCCTGCGCATCGAGCCCGGCGAGGTCGACGCCGCGCTGACCGCACACGCCAAGGTGTCGAACGCGCTGAGCATCGGTGTGGACGGGCCTGCCGGTGAGACGGTGCTCGTGTCCTATGTGACCGCTGTGCCGGGGTCGACTCTGCTTCCCGAACAGCTCATCGAACATGCCGCGGGGCTGCTCCCGCCGTACATGGTGCCGCACACGATCAGCGTGATCGACGAGTTCGAGCTGACGACGGTCGGAAAGATCGACCGGAGCAAGCTGCCGGCCGTCGACTTCTCGGCGAGCAAGGAGTTCATCGCCCCCCGTACCCAGCTGGAATCGGTTGTCGCCGAGGTCTTCGCGCAGGTACTGGGAGTGGAGCGGGTCAGCGTTCTGGACGGCTTCTTCGAGCTGGGCGGCAACTCGCTCTCGGCGACCAAGGTCGCCGCCCGACTGTCGGCAGCCCTGGATCGCCAGATCCCGGTGAAGGAGATCTTCGAGGCGTCCACGGTCACCAAGCTCGCCGAATACATCGCGACGTCCTTGTCAGGACATTCCTCGCCGCCGCTGATGGCGCGCAAGCGCGCCGAGATCGTGCCGGTGTCCGCTGTTCAGCGGGGTATGTGGCTGCTGAACCGGGCCGACCCGGCCTCACCCGCCTACAACGTGTCGCTCGCGCTGCGGTTGACCGGCGAACTCGATCTCGATGCGCTGAGTGCGGCGGTCCGCGATCTGGTGCACCGGCACGAGACGCTGCGCACCAGCTATCCGATGATCAACGGCGAACCGATCCAGGTCATCATCCCGGCAGAGGTCGTCGCCGCCGAACTCGACATCACCCCGCGGCCGGTGACCGGCGACATCGACGACGCGATCGCCGCGGTGACCGGGCGCGGATTCGATGTCACGACGTCGGCACCCGTGCGGCTTGCGGTGCTGCAGGTCTCCGAGCGCGAACACGTGATCGTGTTCGTCATCCACCACATCAGTGCCGACGGCGCGTCGATGGCCCCGCTGGCCCGCGATCTGATGGTCGCCTACACGGCCCGGCGCGACGGCGTCGCGCCGGCGTGGAGTCCGCTGCAGGTGCAGTACGCGGACTTCACCCTGTGGCAGTCGGACCGGTTGAACGCCACGGATTCCGACGGGGTCACCGAGGCGCAGCGTCAGCTCGACTACTGGACACAGCGACTTGCCGGTGCTCCGGAAACCATCGATCTGCCCACCGACCGGCCCCGGCCCAAAGCGCAGACCTTCCGAGGCGGCCGAGTCGACTTCGAGGTCCCCGCCGAACTCGTTCGGTCGCTGGAATCGGTTGCCCGCATTCACAACACGACCCTGTTCATGGTCACCCACGCGGCATATGCGGTGTTGTTGGCGAGGTTGTCGGGCCGGACGGATCTGGTGATCGGCACGCCGTACGCGGGACGGGGCGAACGGGCGCTGGACAGCATCGTCGGTATGTTCGTCAACAGTCTCGCGCTGCGGACAGAGGTGAAGCCCGGCGAACGGTTCTCCGACCTCCTCGCCCACGTGCGGCGAGATGACCTCTCCGACATGGCACACGCCGATGTCGCATTCGAATCTGTCGTGGCACAAACCGTCGCCAAACCCACCAGCGCCCACAACCCGCTGTTCCAGGTGATGTTCTGGTTCCAGAACATCGATTTCCCCACCCTCGATCTCGGCGATCTCACGGTGGCGCCGGTCCCCGAGGAGGAGACTCCGGCGAAGGTCGATCTGCAGATGACGCTGTACCCGAATGATCCGACCGCCGGGTACGGTGCGGACAGCGGCACGATGCGTGGTGAGTTGATCTACGCGCGGGATCTGTTCGACGCGTCCTCGGTCGAGACCATCGCTGCACGGTACCTGCGTGTCTTGGAGGCCATTGCCGCCGACGCCGACTGTATCGTTGGTGACATTGTGATCCTCACCGCAGACGAACAGCTCGGATCGACAGAGACCGAGGCGAGCACCAGAAGCCTTTCGGAACTGGTCGCGCTCGCGGCCGCCGCGGCTCCGGATGCGCGGGCAATCGGGCCGGGCAGCACCTTCGGGCAGTTCGCCGCCGTCACCGCGGCGATGGCGGCCACCCTCCCGGACTCCGACGCCGCGCTGACGATGGCACTGATGAGCACCGTGCCGGGATTGGCCGCCGCCGGACCGGAGGCGCTGGACGAAGCCCTCAGCACCTTGCGTAACAACGCATCTGACGTTCTCGGAACTGCGGTTGACCCCGTCGAAGGAAACAACCGGACGTGA
- a CDS encoding ATP-binding cassette domain-containing protein: MTRSFPSSPIDERPTGPADPGHVPSPYPPPAYPPSPYPDHAGQPDGWVEHTPIPVVDHPAHTERIPPRGVAVPATPAIEVSGLRKVFGDHVAVDDVSFTVDKGSIFGLLGPNGAGKTTTVNMLCTLLRPDAGTALVNGHDVVHDAAAVRRSIMLTGQFAALDEALTGRENLVLFGRLLGLGKAAAGRRADELLESFGLTDAASRRVREYSGGMRRRIDIACGLVTAPQVVFLDEPTTGLDPRSRQEVWRLVESLREQGVTTLLTTQYLEEADVLSDRIVVIDQGRVIANGTAAELKASIGTAFYEVTPSDPDDVVRVRDVLADLGARMAESPDDPDSPATGLSISVPAPDGANALVEIVRRTTDARLELSDVALRTPTLDEVFLALTAPNGSASREETGAAPPIRVDAL, from the coding sequence GTGACCCGCTCGTTCCCGTCGTCCCCCATCGATGAGCGCCCCACCGGACCGGCCGACCCTGGACACGTTCCGTCGCCGTACCCCCCGCCCGCGTACCCCCCGTCGCCCTACCCAGACCATGCCGGTCAGCCGGACGGGTGGGTCGAGCACACCCCGATTCCTGTCGTCGACCATCCGGCGCACACAGAACGAATCCCGCCTCGCGGTGTCGCCGTCCCGGCAACACCGGCGATCGAGGTCTCGGGACTTCGCAAGGTCTTCGGCGACCACGTGGCCGTCGACGACGTCAGCTTCACCGTCGACAAAGGGTCCATCTTCGGCCTGCTCGGACCGAATGGCGCGGGCAAGACGACAACAGTGAACATGCTGTGCACGCTCCTGCGTCCCGACGCCGGTACCGCCTTGGTCAACGGGCACGACGTGGTCCACGACGCGGCGGCCGTTCGGCGGTCCATCATGCTGACGGGCCAGTTCGCTGCACTGGATGAAGCACTGACCGGCCGTGAGAACCTCGTCCTGTTCGGTCGGCTGCTCGGGCTGGGCAAAGCGGCGGCGGGTCGCCGAGCCGATGAGCTCCTCGAGTCCTTCGGACTCACCGACGCGGCATCGCGTCGGGTCCGCGAGTACTCCGGAGGCATGCGCAGGCGAATAGACATCGCGTGCGGATTGGTCACCGCGCCGCAGGTCGTGTTCTTGGACGAACCCACGACCGGACTCGACCCCCGAAGTCGGCAGGAGGTGTGGCGGCTCGTCGAGAGTCTGCGCGAGCAGGGCGTGACCACGCTGCTGACCACGCAGTACCTCGAAGAGGCCGATGTCCTCAGCGATCGCATCGTCGTCATCGATCAGGGCCGGGTCATCGCCAACGGCACCGCCGCCGAGTTGAAGGCGAGTATCGGCACCGCGTTCTACGAGGTCACTCCGAGCGATCCCGACGATGTGGTCCGGGTTCGCGATGTACTCGCCGATCTCGGCGCACGAATGGCCGAATCACCGGATGACCCCGATTCACCCGCAACCGGACTGTCCATCAGTGTGCCTGCGCCCGACGGCGCCAACGCACTGGTCGAAATCGTGCGCCGCACAACCGACGCACGACTGGAACTCTCCGATGTCGCTCTCCGGACACCGACATTGGACGAGGTCTTCCTCGCCCTGACCGCGCCCAACGGCAGCGCGTCGCGGGAGGAGACCGGCGCGGCACCCCCGATCCGAGTGGATGCCCTGTGA
- a CDS encoding ABC transporter permease, whose translation MTTEHLLDAPHITSRQQWWALTARGLGSLLRSGEVILALIAPAFLAVCFYLPLRSIMNQYPGMNYAQFLMPIITLQSISFVASSAAMRSSFDRAHGINTRFRTMPMHISIPALARISTSLVLLAIALCCATAVCLVIGWRPQGGVSGTVGLYAIAVAVGAAVALIADGIGLLASSPEATSQALALPVLILGMLSTGFVPESQFPDWIAPFARNQPVSQFANAMRAFNENTATPSVILPAVWWFIGLFVLGAVLLYLGMRKAQR comes from the coding sequence GTGACCACAGAGCATCTGCTCGACGCACCGCACATCACCTCCCGTCAACAATGGTGGGCACTGACCGCCCGCGGCCTCGGCAGTCTGCTGCGAAGCGGTGAGGTGATTCTCGCGCTGATCGCACCGGCATTCCTGGCGGTGTGTTTCTACCTGCCGCTCCGCTCGATCATGAATCAGTACCCGGGGATGAACTATGCGCAGTTCCTGATGCCGATCATCACCCTGCAGTCGATTTCCTTCGTCGCGTCGTCGGCGGCGATGCGCTCGTCGTTTGATCGAGCGCACGGCATCAACACCCGCTTCCGCACCATGCCGATGCACATCAGCATTCCCGCACTTGCCCGAATCAGTACCAGCCTGGTCCTTCTCGCGATCGCGCTGTGCTGTGCGACTGCGGTGTGCCTCGTGATCGGCTGGCGCCCGCAGGGAGGCGTGTCGGGCACCGTGGGCCTCTATGCCATCGCGGTGGCCGTGGGAGCGGCGGTCGCGCTCATCGCCGACGGCATCGGCCTGCTCGCGAGCAGCCCGGAGGCCACCAGCCAGGCGTTGGCCCTGCCCGTCCTGATCCTGGGCATGCTGTCCACCGGTTTCGTTCCCGAGAGTCAGTTTCCCGATTGGATCGCGCCCTTCGCGCGCAACCAGCCGGTCTCGCAGTTCGCGAATGCGATGCGGGCCTTCAACGAGAACACCGCGACACCCAGCGTGATCCTGCCCGCGGTGTGGTGGTTTATCGGTCTGTTCGTCCTGGGTGCGGTGCTGCTCTATCTGGGCATGAGGAAGGCGCAGCGATGA
- a CDS encoding ABC transporter permease has protein sequence MTSIHASAPTPSPVRRTPTRAAAAAPPPPPDTALPEGSPKSWYTQSLVLARRQLVVLLRDRATVLQILLIPALTMIMFKVVLGDAVGKATGQDSAYGTVPLVILVSAMFGSIAAGVRLNLERGTGLLGRLYVLPINRGADLTSRIICEIARVTLTTAILLAAGTLIGFRFTQGPLAVLGILGVALLFGIAFSIFVLALAVNARPTAPIVPLLSLISSLLMFFNSGFSPLDAYPTWLQPIVEHQPMTPAIEVMRSFAAGGPITADLIAVFAWAAGLIILFTYPALRGYRKAATSR, from the coding sequence ATGACGTCGATCCACGCGAGCGCACCGACACCGTCACCGGTCCGCCGCACGCCGACGCGAGCGGCCGCCGCCGCACCGCCTCCCCCACCGGACACCGCTCTGCCCGAGGGCTCACCCAAGTCGTGGTACACGCAATCCCTGGTCCTCGCGCGTCGGCAGTTGGTGGTGTTGCTGCGCGACCGGGCGACCGTTCTGCAGATCCTGCTGATTCCCGCGCTCACCATGATCATGTTCAAGGTGGTCCTCGGCGATGCCGTGGGTAAGGCAACTGGCCAGGACAGCGCGTACGGCACCGTTCCCCTGGTCATCCTCGTGAGCGCCATGTTCGGTTCGATCGCAGCAGGTGTGCGGCTTAACCTGGAACGCGGCACCGGGCTGTTGGGACGCCTTTATGTCCTGCCGATCAACCGCGGCGCAGACCTGACCTCGCGGATCATCTGCGAGATCGCCCGCGTCACGCTGACCACGGCCATCCTGCTGGCGGCGGGAACCCTGATCGGCTTCCGCTTCACACAGGGGCCGCTGGCGGTGCTCGGTATCCTCGGCGTTGCTTTGCTGTTCGGTATCGCCTTCTCGATCTTCGTGCTGGCATTGGCGGTCAACGCCCGTCCGACCGCGCCGATCGTCCCGCTGCTCTCCCTCATCTCGAGCCTGTTGATGTTCTTCAACTCCGGCTTCAGCCCGCTCGACGCCTACCCGACCTGGCTGCAGCCGATCGTCGAGCACCAGCCGATGACACCGGCGATCGAGGTGATGCGTTCCTTTGCTGCGGGGGGTCCGATCACGGCTGACCTCATCGCCGTGTTCGCCTGGGCGGCCGGATTGATCATCTTGTTCACCTACCCCGCACTACGGGGCTACCGGAAAGCTGCGACCAGCCGCTGA